From Pagrus major chromosome 6, Pma_NU_1.0, one genomic window encodes:
- the ppil1 gene encoding peptidyl-prolyl cis-trans isomerase-like 1, which produces MSGVPPDTWQPPTVALDTTMGTVVMELYWRHAPKTCKNFAELGRRGYYNNTKFHRIIKDFMVQGGDPTGTGRGGASIFGKQFEDELNPELKFTGAGILAMANAGPDTNGSQFFLTLGPTQWLDGKHTIFGRVCQGMAVLNRIGMVETDGQDRPVDDIKIIRTNVAN; this is translated from the exons ATGTCAGGGGTACCTCCAGACACATGGCAACCGCCGACAGTGGCTCTGGACACGAC GATGGGGACGGTTGTGATGGAGCTGTACTGGAGACATGCACCAAAGACCTGCAAGAACTTCGCAGAGCTGGGCAGGAGAGGctactacaacaacacaaaattTCACCGCATTATCAAAGATTTCATGGTGCAGGGAGGAGACCCTACAGGGACAG GTCGCGGTGGTGCCTCCATATTTGGTAAACAGTTTGAAGATGAGCTCAACCCAGAGCTAAAATTCACAG GAGCTGGTATTCTGGCAATGGCCAATGCAGGACCAGACACAAATGGAAGCCAGTTCTTCCTCACTCTGGGACCCACTCAGTGGTTAGATGGAAAACACACCATCTTTGGAAGAGTCTGTCAGGGGATGGCAGTTCTGAACCGGATTGGGATGGTAGAAACGGACGGTCAAGATCGGCCAGTCGATGATATAAAAATCATCAGAACTAATGTAGCCAATTAA
- the LOC140997695 gene encoding sodium- and chloride-dependent GABA transporter 2-like codes for MADSLCRLCHLPPKTTSQTVEERGKWGSKKEFILSVAGAIIGLGNVWRFPYLCYKNGGGAFFIPYILFLVTCGIPLFVLEIALGQYTSQGGIMCWRKVCPLFEGIGYASQMIIFYGNISYIVILAWAFLYFFSSFSGQLPWATCNNTWNTDSCVVLNNYNITANWTFPVNSSSSVMEFWQRRVLRISDGIEAIGNIQWDLSLCLLLAWVICYFCVWKGVRSTGKATYITATFPFVMLIVLFIRGMTLPGALHGIKYYLYPNPARLADPQVWMDAGTQIFYSYAICLGCLTTLGSYNKYNNNCYKDSFYLCLLNSGTSFISGFAIFSVLGYMSQKQGVDIHSVAESGPGLVFIVYPQAVTLLPWPQVWSMCFFLMIILLGVDGQFAGLESIMTSLTDIYPSQIRKGYRREFFLLLICAICYVFGLLLVTEAGAYILQIFDHYVCSGPTLLLMAIFQSVIIGWIYGAERFSDNIADMIGYKPLSLIKYCWMYSTPLICSGTLVFLILRHSPLRFNNSYVYPWWAYWIGWFLAMSSLMLIPVTVVYKLAKEKGTFWQRVKSSSRPADDLPVMAKEMANICVPLRVSDLDRPEQQ; via the exons GTGCATTCTTCATTCCTTACATCCTGTTCCTTGTGACCTGTGGCATTCCTCTGTTCGTACTGGAGATAGCACTGGGCCAGTACACCAGTCAGGGAGGAATCATGTGCTGGAGGAAGGTCTGCCCCTTGTTCGAAG gcATAGGATACGCCAGCCAAATGATCATTTTCTATGGAAATATCAGCTACATTGTGATTTTGGCCTGGGCTTTCCTCtactttttctcttccttctctgGTCAGCTGCCATGGGCAACCTGTAATAACACATGGAATACAG ATTCTTGCGTGGTATTGAACAACTATAACATCACTGCTAACTGGACCTTTCCTGTGAATTCGTCATCGTCTGTAATGGAGTTTTGGCA ACGACGGGTGCTAAGGATATCCGACGGCATAGAGGCCATTGGAAACATACAGTGGGACCTTTCCTTGTGCCTTCTTCTGGCCTGGGTCATCTGCTACTTCTGTGTCTGGAAGGGAGTGAGATCGACCGGAAAG GCTACCTACATCACAGCCACATTCCCGTTCGTCATGTTGATTGTGCTGTTCATCAGAGGAATGACACTTCCCGGAGCCTTGCACGGTATCAAGTACTACCTGTACCCGAATCCTGCACGGCTCGCTGACCCACAG GTTTGGATGGATGCTGGAACCCAAATATTTTATTCGTATGCCATATGTTTGGGATGCCTGACCACACTTGGGAGCTACAACAAGTACAACAACAACTGTTACAA AGACTCCTTCTATCTTTGCTTGTTGAACAGCGGGACCAGCTTTATATCTGGCTTTGCCATTTTCTCAGTGTTGGGCTACATGTCACAAAAACAGGGTGTTGACATTCACTCAGTTGCTGAGTCAG GCCCTGGGCTTGTGTTCATCGTCTACCCACAAGCTGTGACCCTTCTACCTTGGCCTCAGGTCTGGTCCATGTGCTTCTTCCTCATGATCATTTTGTTAGGAGTAGACGGTCAG TTTGCCGGGCTTGAAAGCATCATGACCTCTCTAACGGATATCTACCCTTCCCAGATCCGAAAAGGATATCGCAGAGAGTTTTTTCTGCTACTGATCTGTGCTATTTGCTATGTGTTTGGCCTATTATTGGTGACAGAG GCTGGCGCCTACATCCTGCAGATCTTTGATCACTATGTATGCAGTGGTCCCACTCTTCTTCTGATGGCAATTTTCCAGTCTGTGATTATTGGATGGATTTATG GTGCTGAACGTTTCAGTGACAACATTGCGGACATGATTGGGTACAAACCTCTATCACTGATTAAGTACTGCTGGATGTATAGCACTCCTCTTATTTGCAGT GGCACACTTGTGTTTTTGATCCTGAGACACTCGCCCCTGAGATTCAACAACTCCTACGTGTATCCTTGGTGGGCGTACTGGATCGGCTGGTTTCTGGCCATGTCATCTCTTATGTTGATTCCAGTGACCGTGGTCTACAAACTGGCCAAAGAAAAAGGGACTTTCTGGCAG CGTGTCAAGTCAAGCTCCCGACCTGCTGATGACCTTCCAGTGATGGCAAAGGAAATGGCAAACATCTGTGTCCCACTGCGTGTCTCTGAT CTGGACCGGCCTGAGCAGCAGTAA
- the eno1b gene encoding enolase 1b, (alpha): MSIVKIHAREIFDSRGNPTVEVDLYTEKGLFRAAVPSGASTGIYEALELRDNDKSRYLGKGVSKAVENINSTIAPALVGQEVSVVEQERIDQMMLDLDGTENKSKLGANAILGVSLAVCKAGAAEKDVPLYRHIADLAENPEVILPVPAFNVINGGSHAGNKLAMQEFMILPVGASTFKEAMRIGAEVYHNLKNVIKKKYGQDATNVGDEGGFAPNILENKEALELIKEAIAKAGYTDEVVIGMDVAASEFYRDKKYDLDFKSPDDPSRYITPDELADLYKSFVKDYPVVSIEDPFDQDDWEAWTDLTGSTEIQVVGDDLTVTNPSRISKAVDVKACNCLLLKVNQIGTVTESMRACKMAQDNGWGVMVSHRSGETEDTFIADLVVGLCTGQIKTGAPCRSERLAKYNQILRIEEELGDAARFAGKNFRNPLNK, encoded by the exons ATGTCTATTGTCAAGATCCATGCCCGAGAGATCTTTGATTCTCGTGGAAACCCCACCGTAGAGGTTGACCTTTACACTGAAAAAG GCTTGTTCAGGGCAGCTGTACCAAGCGGCGCATCTACTGGAATTTATGAAGCCTTGGAGCTCAGGGACAATGACAAGTCTCGCTACCTTGGGAAAG GAGTCTCCAAGGCTGTAGAAAACATAAATTCAACTATCGCGCCTGCATTGGTTGGCCAA GAGGTATCTGTGGTCGAGCAAGAGAGAATCGACCAGATGATGCTTGACCTGGACGGCACAGAGAACAAAT CCAAACTCGGAGCAAATGCCATCCTGGGTGTGTCCCTGGCTGTTTGCAAAGCTGGTGCAGCAGAGAAAGATGTCCCCCTGTATCGTCACATTGCTGACCTTGCAGAAAACCCCGAGGTCATCTTGCCCGTGCCG GCCTTCAATGTGATCAACGGCGGCTCTCATGCAGGAAACAAGCTCGCCATGCAGGAGTTCATGATCCTGCCCGTTGGTGCGAGCACCTTCAAAGAGGCCATGCGCATCGGAGCCGAGGTCTACCACAATCTCAAAAATGTCATAAAGAAGAAATACGGCCAGGATGCCACTAATGTGGGCGATGAAGGTGGCTTTGCTCCAAACATCCTGGAGAACAAGGAAG CTCTGGAGTTGATAAAGGAGGCCATTGCCAAAGCAGGATACACAGATGAGGTTGTGATCGGCATGGACGTTGCAGCGTCTGAATTCTACAGGGACAAAAAATACGACCTGGACTTCAAGTCTCCTGATGACCCGAGCCGTTACATCACTCCTGACGAGCTGGCTGATCTCTACAAGAGCTTTGTGAAGGATTATCCAG TGGTTTCCATCGAAGATCCCTTTGACCAGGACGACTGGGAAGCCTGGACCGACCTCACTGGAAGCACAGAAATCCAGGTTGTTGGAGACGATCTCACAGTCACCAACCCTAGTCGCATCAGCAAGGCTGTGGACGTGAAGGCCTGCAACTGTCTGCTGCTTAAAGTCAATCAGATTGGCACAGTTACAGAGTCTATGCGAGC GTGTAAGATGGCTCAGGACAATGGCTGGGGTGTGATGGTCAGCCATCGCTCTGGTGAAACTGAGGACACCTTCATTGCAGATTTGGTGGTCGGCCTGTGCACTGGACAG ATCAAGACTGGGGCACCCTGTCGCTCTGAGCGTTTGGCCAAATACAACCAAATTCTGAG AATTGAAGAGGAACTGGGGGACGCGGCTCGTTTCGCTGGAAAAAACTTCAGAAATCCACTGAATAAGTAA